Proteins encoded in a region of the Aptenodytes patagonicus chromosome Z, bAptPat1.pri.cur, whole genome shotgun sequence genome:
- the CRHBP gene encoding corticotropin-releasing factor-binding protein: MPSAFQFQCHFILIFLAASKGETRYLEVRDAGEDEPFLLLSEDLKRELSAGQIYRRSLRCIDMLSIEGQFTFTAEQPQLHCATFFIGEPEELITIDYNFVNIDCQGGDFLKVFDGWILKGEKFPSSLDHPLPTSQRYIDFCESGNIQRSIRSSQNVAMIFFRIHQPGNGFTVTVKKNANLFPCNVISQTPSGRFTMVIPHQHRNCSFSIIYPVVIKISDLILGHLNGLFLKKPSAGCAGVGDFVELLGGTGLDPSKMFPLADLCHSFHGSAQMKIGCDNTVLRMVSSGKHINRVTFEYRQLNLQEKENRKENSIEEFCFPSI; the protein is encoded by the exons ATGCCGTCTGCTTTCCAGTTTCAATGCCACTTCATTCTCATCTTCCTGGCAGCCTCCAAGGGGGAAACCAGATACCTAGAG GTGAGGGATGCTGGTGAAGATGAGCCCTTCCTACTCCTCAGCGAAGATCTGAAGCGAGAGCTGTCTGCAGGGCAGATCTACCGGCGATCGCTCC GGTGCATTGACATGCTGAGTATAGAGGGGCAGTTCACCTTCACTGCAGAGCAACCACAGCTGCACTGCGCAACCTTCTTCATTGGGGAGCCCGAGGAGCTCATCACGATAGACTACAACTTTGTAAACATCGACTGCCAAGGGGGTGATTTCCTGAAG GTATTTGATGGCTGGATACTCAAAGGAGAGAAATTTCCCAGTTCCTTGGACCATCCCCTCCCCACTTCCCAAAGATACATAGACTTTTGTGAAAGTGGCAATATTCAGAGGAGCATCAGGTCATCTCAGAACGTCGCAATGATCTTCTTCAGGATTCACCAGCCAGGCAATGGATTTACCGTCACAGTCAAGAAAAACGCCAACCTCTTTC CTTGCAATGTCATCTCTCAGACTCCCTCGGGAAGGTTTACCATGGTCATTCCTCATCAGCACAGAAACTGCAGCTTCTCCATAATCTACCCAGTGGTGATAAAAATATCTGATCTTATCCTGGGACATTTAAATGGCCTCTTTTTAAAG AAACCATCAGCAGGCTGTGCAGGAGTGGGAGATTTTGTAGAGCTGCTAGGAGGAACTGGCTTAGACCCATCCAAGATGTTTCCACTAGCTGATCTCTGTCATTCCTTTCACGGGTCTG CCCAAATGAAGATTGGCTGTGACAATACCGTGCTGCGAATGGTCTCCAGCGGCAAACACATCAACCGTGTGACATTTGAGTATCGTCAACTCAatctgcaggaaaaggaaaacagaaaggagaacaGCATTGAGGAATTCTGCTTTCCTAGTATCTGA